GAACGGCAGGTCGTCGCACGGCATGGCATCCGCACCCGGTCCCGGTGCGGATGCCACCGCGGACCTCAGAACATGGTGTTGTCGTTGGCGCTCTTCTCCGGCACCTCCTGGATCACGTCCCAGTGCTCGACGATCTTCCCGTCGACGACGCGCCAGAAGTCCGCGACGGCCATGCCGCGGTCGCCGGGCTTGAGGTGCAGGTTGCTGTGGGTGACCACCAGGTCCCCTTCGGCGACGGCCCTCTTGATGTCCAGCCGCAGGTCGGGGAACTGCCCGCGCAGCCAGTGGACATAGCCGACGAACGCCTGCGGACCGTCCTGCGCCTCGGGGTTGTGCTGGGTGTAGCTGTCGCCGAGGTGGGCTTCGGCGGCCTGGT
This window of the Streptomyces sp. NBC_01275 genome carries:
- a CDS encoding nuclear transport factor 2 family protein, producing MSADDNKALVIAFYEQAFNDYQPDQAAEAHLGDSYTQHNPEAQDGPQAFVGYVHWLRGQFPDLRLDIKRAVAEGDLVVTHSNLHLKPGDRGMAVADFWRVVDGKIVEHWDVIQEVPEKSANDNTMF